The following are from one region of the Streptomyces changanensis genome:
- a CDS encoding NUDIX hydrolase: MDSTHRPAARVICLDAAQRLLLLRWRDPLGGAHLWEPPGGGVEPGETPLTAARRELAEETGLDPAAVLDRSVPVDRDLWWNGRRYVGTEHFFLARFAGERPRLTRTGLLPDEQAALDTHAWVAWPDLATLADPVEPPQLPALLDALAPDGPWHGSPSPRPVGDARRRR, encoded by the coding sequence ATGGACTCGACGCACCGGCCCGCCGCACGGGTCATCTGCCTGGACGCCGCCCAGCGCCTCCTCCTGCTGCGCTGGCGCGACCCCCTCGGCGGCGCGCACCTGTGGGAGCCGCCCGGCGGCGGCGTCGAGCCCGGCGAGACGCCGCTGACGGCGGCACGGCGCGAACTGGCGGAGGAGACCGGACTCGACCCGGCCGCCGTCCTCGACCGGTCCGTGCCCGTCGACAGGGACCTCTGGTGGAACGGCAGGCGGTACGTCGGGACGGAGCACTTCTTCCTCGCCCGGTTCGCCGGCGAACGCCCGCGCCTGACGCGGACCGGTCTGCTCCCCGACGAGCAGGCCGCCCTGGACACGCACGCCTGGGTCGCGTGGCCGGACCTGGCCACGCTGGCCGACCCGGTGGAACCACCGCAGCTGCCCGCGCTGCTCGACGCCCTCGCACCGGACGGCCCGTGGCACGGGAGCCCGTCGCCCCGACCGGTCGGTGACGCGCGGCGGCGCCGGTGA
- a CDS encoding SMI1/KNR4 family protein has protein sequence MATLAEITALLGEPRFGWSDPAPWIELERELGIAFPTDFRDVVDAYGSIEINGQLYLTHPAGHLLHSLGDSIRGDLELWREEDMAEFLPGPVGPNPGELIPVASATTGEAVFLRVPDDPSSPWRVVVQEFDSPAWTLYEMTFSEWLLAYLKGRDVTLCSSNLAPDGPFYAFLP, from the coding sequence GTGGCAACGCTTGCGGAGATCACGGCCCTGTTGGGCGAACCCCGGTTCGGCTGGTCGGATCCGGCTCCCTGGATCGAGCTGGAGCGGGAACTCGGTATCGCCTTCCCCACCGACTTCCGTGACGTCGTGGACGCCTACGGTTCGATCGAGATCAACGGGCAGCTGTACCTGACGCACCCCGCCGGCCACCTCCTGCACAGCCTGGGCGACAGCATCAGGGGGGACCTCGAGCTGTGGCGCGAGGAGGACATGGCGGAGTTCCTGCCGGGCCCGGTGGGGCCGAACCCCGGGGAGCTGATACCGGTGGCGTCGGCCACGACGGGTGAGGCGGTCTTCCTTCGCGTCCCCGACGACCCCTCTTCGCCCTGGCGCGTCGTGGTTCAGGAGTTCGACAGTCCGGCCTGGACTCTCTACGAGATGACGTTCAGTGAATGGTTGCTGGCCTATCTCAAGGGCCGGGACGTGACGTTGTGCTCCAGCAACCTCGCTCCTGACGGCCCGTTCTACGCGTTCCTGCCCTGA
- a CDS encoding NAD(P)-dependent oxidoreductase — protein sequence MKIALFGATGMVGSRIAAEAVRRGHDVVAVSRSGASPVAGPGVTAVAADAGSVEAVATAVAGADVVASALAPVRDGSDPRASFAALYDAFLDGVRQGGVRRVVIVGGAGSLLVEPGTALVDTPGFPVAYKAEAQAHADRLAALRGVTDLDWTYVSPAAQIAPGERTGVFRVGGDALLTDAEGNSAISAEDYAVAFVDEIERGAHPGTRISVAY from the coding sequence ATGAAGATCGCGCTTTTCGGTGCCACCGGCATGGTCGGGAGCCGCATAGCGGCCGAGGCGGTGCGGCGCGGCCACGACGTCGTGGCGGTGTCACGCTCGGGCGCGTCGCCCGTGGCGGGCCCGGGCGTGACGGCCGTCGCCGCGGACGCGGGCTCCGTCGAGGCCGTCGCGACCGCCGTCGCGGGGGCGGACGTGGTGGCGTCGGCGCTCGCCCCGGTACGCGACGGCAGCGATCCTCGGGCCTCGTTCGCCGCACTGTACGACGCCTTCCTCGACGGCGTCCGGCAGGGCGGTGTACGCCGGGTGGTGATCGTCGGCGGCGCCGGCTCGCTGCTCGTCGAGCCGGGCACGGCCCTGGTGGACACGCCGGGCTTCCCGGTGGCGTACAAGGCCGAGGCGCAGGCCCACGCCGACCGGCTGGCCGCGCTGCGCGGGGTCACCGACCTGGACTGGACGTACGTGTCGCCGGCCGCGCAGATCGCCCCCGGGGAGCGGACAGGGGTGTTCCGTGTCGGCGGTGACGCGTTGCTGACCGACGCCGAGGGCAACAGCGCCATCAGCGCCGAGGACTACGCCGTCGCCTTCGTCGACGAGATCGAGCGGGGCGCACACCCGGGCACCCGGATCTCCGTCGCGTACTGA
- a CDS encoding helix-turn-helix domain-containing protein codes for MTVKKGQTRSGDRGGGRGAERIREVPFVAPAGVPSGVEVGSLAALAARLPRRSLETPQRPAFHHLLAPSVGVLRHAVDFVDHAVPPGSWLWVRPGQVQQWHDMTGTDGAVVFFETDFLDAATAAAAHLDDPYGAAVHTPAPRDAEALRLAAEHLRHEFDALGRMPLEPHTAALRHLLAVLVLRLSHLARPAAGPAVEHDETFLRFRDAVERDFARSRRVEEYARALGYSPRTLTRAAYAATGLGAKEFVDRRVVLEAKRVLAHSDASVARIAAQLGFSSPTNFGKFFQHRTGHTPLGFRSAVRGRHDTVEAEAEAETGTGTGTGTGTAEGTGRGRGEGK; via the coding sequence ATGACGGTAAAAAAGGGACAGACGCGGAGCGGGGACAGGGGCGGTGGCAGGGGCGCCGAGCGGATCAGGGAGGTGCCCTTCGTCGCTCCGGCCGGCGTGCCGTCCGGCGTGGAGGTGGGATCGCTCGCCGCGTTGGCCGCCCGGCTGCCACGGCGGAGCCTGGAGACGCCGCAGCGCCCCGCCTTCCACCACCTGCTGGCACCGTCCGTCGGCGTCCTGCGCCACGCGGTGGACTTCGTGGACCACGCCGTCCCACCGGGCTCGTGGCTGTGGGTGCGGCCCGGTCAGGTACAGCAGTGGCACGACATGACGGGGACCGACGGCGCCGTGGTGTTCTTCGAGACGGACTTCCTCGACGCGGCCACGGCCGCCGCCGCGCACCTGGACGACCCGTACGGCGCGGCGGTCCACACCCCGGCGCCCCGCGACGCGGAGGCGCTGCGGCTGGCCGCCGAACACCTGCGGCACGAGTTCGACGCCCTGGGACGGATGCCGCTGGAACCGCACACCGCCGCGCTGCGCCACCTCCTCGCCGTCCTCGTCCTGCGTCTGTCCCACCTCGCGCGGCCCGCAGCGGGGCCGGCCGTGGAGCACGACGAGACGTTCCTGCGGTTCCGGGACGCGGTCGAGCGGGACTTCGCGCGCAGCCGGCGGGTGGAGGAGTACGCCCGGGCGCTGGGCTACTCGCCGCGGACCCTCACCCGGGCCGCGTACGCCGCAACCGGGCTCGGCGCGAAGGAGTTCGTCGACCGGCGGGTGGTGCTGGAGGCCAAACGGGTCCTCGCCCACAGCGATGCCTCCGTCGCCCGGATCGCCGCCCAGCTCGGCTTCTCCAGCCCCACCAACTTCGGCAAGTTCTTCCAGCACCGCACCGGGCACACGCCCCTCGGCTTCCGCTCCGCCGTGCGGGGTCGGCACGACACGGTGGAGGCGGAGGCGGAGGCGGAGACGGGGACGGGGACGGGGACGGGGACGGGGACGGCGGAGGGTACGGGCCGGGGGAGAGGGGAGGGGAAGTGA
- a CDS encoding VOC family protein, whose protein sequence is MTSHPQLLHTVLDTTRPRELAEFYRRLLGLTYRPGDEPPADGAPDEPDWLVLRTSDGVNQLAFQQVERLPRTTWPAHDVPMQAHLDLTVPDAAELTRQRRRAEDLGAELLLDRYDDPDEPLYVLADPAGHPFCVFVRTPV, encoded by the coding sequence ATGACGTCGCACCCCCAACTGCTGCACACCGTGCTCGACACGACCAGGCCCCGGGAGCTGGCCGAGTTCTACCGGCGCCTGCTCGGGTTGACGTACCGCCCCGGCGACGAACCGCCCGCGGACGGCGCACCCGACGAGCCCGACTGGCTCGTGCTGCGCACCTCCGACGGGGTGAACCAGCTCGCCTTCCAGCAGGTCGAGCGCCTGCCCCGGACGACGTGGCCCGCCCACGACGTCCCGATGCAGGCCCACCTCGACCTCACCGTCCCGGACGCGGCCGAGCTGACCAGGCAGCGGCGGCGGGCGGAGGACCTGGGCGCGGAACTGCTGCTCGACCGGTATGACGACCCGGACGAGCCGCTGTACGTCCTCGCGGATCCGGCGGGCCACCCGTTCTGCGTCTTCGTGCGTACACCGGTCTGA
- a CDS encoding isochorismatase family cysteine hydrolase codes for MAKTALIVIDMINTYDHKDADQLLPSARTVVPVVTDLLRRARERDVPVIYVNDNFGEWRSHHGELLDTALAGPHADLVEPLRPDDSSLFVVKARHSIFFETPLTYLLHQQGIERLVLCGQVTEQCVLYSSLDAHIRHFEVVVPRDAVAHIHADLADAALRMMERNMGARVCESRELWA; via the coding sequence ATGGCCAAGACCGCACTGATCGTGATCGACATGATCAACACGTATGACCACAAGGACGCCGACCAGCTGCTCCCCTCCGCCCGGACCGTGGTGCCGGTCGTCACCGACCTGCTGCGCCGCGCCCGCGAGCGGGACGTCCCGGTCATCTACGTCAACGACAACTTCGGCGAGTGGCGCTCGCATCACGGAGAACTCCTCGACACGGCCCTGGCGGGGCCGCACGCGGACCTCGTCGAGCCGCTGCGGCCGGACGACTCGTCCCTCTTCGTCGTGAAGGCGCGCCACTCGATCTTCTTCGAGACCCCGTTGACGTATCTGCTGCACCAGCAGGGCATCGAACGGCTCGTGCTGTGCGGGCAGGTCACCGAGCAGTGCGTGCTGTACTCGTCCCTCGACGCGCACATCCGGCACTTCGAGGTGGTGGTCCCCCGCGACGCCGTCGCCCACATCCACGCGGACCTCGCCGACGCCGCCCTGCGCATGATGGAGCGCAACATGGGCGCGCGCGTGTGCGAGAGCCGCGAGCTCTGGGCCTGA
- a CDS encoding DUF6003 family protein, with the protein MTDDAYLFLLDETATPLGVPPGSVGDLACLETPAVRAWLDAHGVAVTSPRLRLVPPEETAAIPEGAERLPVPLGDEELSRLRHGNAPESVARLEEQLLAYREYTDGRDALLGRALAAGVPLARIVELTGEEPRTVAAAAR; encoded by the coding sequence GTGACCGACGACGCCTACTTGTTCCTGCTGGACGAGACCGCGACCCCGCTCGGTGTTCCGCCGGGCTCCGTCGGCGACCTCGCGTGTCTGGAGACCCCGGCCGTGCGGGCGTGGCTCGACGCGCACGGTGTCGCGGTGACCTCCCCGCGACTGCGCCTGGTGCCGCCGGAGGAGACGGCGGCCATCCCCGAGGGCGCGGAGCGCCTGCCGGTCCCCCTGGGCGACGAGGAGCTGAGCCGTCTGCGGCACGGCAACGCCCCGGAGTCCGTCGCCCGCCTGGAGGAACAGCTCCTCGCCTACCGGGAGTACACCGACGGGCGCGACGCCCTGCTCGGCCGGGCACTGGCAGCCGGAGTGCCCCTGGCGCGCATCGTGGAGCTGACCGGCGAGGAGCCCCGCACCGTCGCCGCGGCCGCCCGGTGA
- a CDS encoding cation:proton antiporter, with the protein MTSVDFLFTLLGAGALAAAVVPRLVAGRPLSMPLVFLLCGFAVQFLPLPMPQIDPVRDRAMIEHVTEVCVIISLMGAGLALNRPFGRRTWRTSWRLLGITMPLTIAATALAVWALLGWQPAAALLVAAVLAPTDPVLASEVRVGAPTESEHDEDEVRFALTSEAGLNDGLAFPVVMAAIAMAAAGATPVSDWFGRWLLVDVAYKCAVGVLAGLAVGKLLGWLFFHASRHAMRLSEHREGFVALGATFFAYGLTELAHGYGFLAVFVTACRIRAAERAHGYHTVLHDFVEQIERLLTAALLFLLGAFVAQGALTALTWQGVVVGLLLLLVVRPLTAWVAQPGSPAGPRERVVTAFFGVRGVGSLFYLAYALGHSGFGVPADALWAVVSATVVASVVLHGVTASPVINRLDRLRLLQARKKSRGGDGPDEGDIAQERL; encoded by the coding sequence GTGACCTCGGTTGATTTCCTCTTCACCCTGCTCGGGGCGGGCGCGCTCGCGGCGGCGGTCGTGCCGCGGCTGGTCGCCGGACGTCCGCTCTCCATGCCCCTGGTGTTCCTGCTGTGCGGGTTCGCCGTCCAGTTCCTGCCGCTCCCCATGCCGCAGATCGACCCGGTGCGCGACCGTGCGATGATCGAGCACGTCACGGAAGTGTGCGTGATCATCTCCCTGATGGGTGCGGGGCTCGCCCTGAACCGCCCCTTCGGCCGCCGGACGTGGCGCACCTCCTGGCGGCTGCTCGGTATCACCATGCCCCTGACGATCGCCGCGACCGCACTGGCCGTCTGGGCGCTGCTCGGCTGGCAGCCGGCCGCCGCGCTGCTCGTGGCGGCCGTCCTCGCGCCGACCGACCCCGTCCTCGCGTCGGAGGTCCGGGTGGGCGCGCCCACCGAGTCCGAGCACGACGAGGACGAGGTGCGCTTCGCGCTGACGAGCGAGGCCGGCCTCAACGACGGCCTCGCCTTCCCCGTCGTCATGGCGGCCATCGCGATGGCCGCCGCGGGGGCCACGCCGGTGAGCGACTGGTTCGGGCGGTGGCTCCTCGTCGACGTGGCCTACAAGTGCGCGGTCGGCGTGCTCGCGGGGCTCGCCGTCGGCAAGCTCCTGGGCTGGCTGTTCTTCCACGCCTCCCGGCACGCGATGCGGCTGTCCGAGCACCGGGAGGGCTTCGTCGCCCTGGGCGCCACCTTCTTCGCCTACGGGCTCACCGAGCTCGCCCACGGCTACGGCTTCCTCGCGGTGTTCGTCACCGCCTGCCGCATCCGCGCCGCCGAGCGCGCGCACGGCTACCACACGGTGCTGCACGACTTCGTCGAGCAGATCGAGCGGCTCCTCACGGCGGCCCTCCTCTTCCTCCTGGGCGCCTTCGTGGCGCAGGGCGCCCTGACGGCCCTGACCTGGCAGGGGGTGGTCGTCGGCCTCCTCCTGCTGCTCGTGGTGCGCCCCCTCACCGCCTGGGTCGCCCAGCCGGGCAGCCCCGCGGGACCGCGCGAACGCGTCGTGACGGCGTTCTTCGGCGTCCGCGGCGTCGGCTCGCTGTTCTACCTGGCGTACGCGCTCGGCCACTCCGGCTTCGGGGTGCCGGCCGACGCGCTGTGGGCCGTGGTGAGCGCGACGGTGGTGGCCTCCGTGGTCCTGCACGGGGTGACCGCCTCGCCCGTGATCAACCGGCTGGACCGCCTGCGCCTGCTCCAGGCCCGGAAGAAGTCCCGCGGCGGCGACGGACCCGACGAGGGCGACATCGCCCAGGAGCGCTTGTGA
- a CDS encoding TetR/AcrR family transcriptional regulator, whose product MPRTRGDHEARRRDVSAAVWQVMATRGFAGLTLRAVATELGATTGLLTHYFPTKRALVTYALDLLEQRTGSRPRRGTGEGLAALKDALLDILPLTPEATDGNRIWVSSWDTALSSPELSADYARKYARSRDGLRDRVAAAQELGELPPGDPARVAAGAQAFVLGLVVQALFDPAAFPPRRQVALLDDYLAALAAPRPSGGDHGTQGPS is encoded by the coding sequence ATGCCACGCACCAGGGGAGATCACGAGGCCCGTCGGCGCGACGTCTCCGCGGCGGTGTGGCAGGTGATGGCCACACGCGGCTTCGCCGGCCTGACCCTGCGCGCCGTCGCCACCGAGCTCGGCGCGACGACCGGCCTGCTCACGCACTACTTCCCCACCAAACGCGCCCTGGTGACCTACGCCCTCGACCTGCTCGAACAGCGGACCGGCTCCCGCCCGCGCCGCGGCACCGGTGAAGGTCTGGCCGCACTGAAGGACGCGCTGCTGGACATCCTGCCGCTGACCCCGGAGGCCACCGACGGCAACCGGATCTGGGTGTCCTCCTGGGACACCGCGCTCTCCAGCCCGGAGCTGAGCGCCGACTACGCCCGCAAGTACGCCCGGAGCCGCGACGGACTGCGCGACCGAGTGGCCGCGGCTCAGGAGCTCGGCGAGCTGCCCCCCGGCGATCCCGCACGCGTCGCGGCCGGCGCCCAGGCGTTCGTCCTCGGCCTGGTGGTGCAGGCCCTGTTCGACCCGGCGGCGTTCCCGCCGCGACGTCAGGTCGCACTCCTGGACGACTACCTGGCCGCCCTGGCCGCCCCCCGCCCCTCCGGCGGCGACCACGGGACCCAAGGCCCCTCCTGA
- a CDS encoding GNAT family N-acetyltransferase has protein sequence MFSLPLGDGARLGPLEVRHAAEFADHLDRAREHIRPWVGAGFVTDDEAGARATLQRYAGRQAADGARLYGIRRDDVLVGGVMFTDFDTALGSCEIGCWLEPSAEGHGLVTRACGVLLDWAFTSRSLHRAEWHCRADNDRSSAVARRLGMTLEGVRREAWPYAGVRHDKQIWAVLAPEWRTPDR, from the coding sequence GTGTTCTCGCTGCCGCTGGGCGACGGTGCTCGCCTCGGTCCGCTGGAGGTCCGGCACGCCGCGGAGTTCGCCGACCATCTGGACCGTGCCCGTGAACACATCCGGCCGTGGGTCGGGGCCGGGTTCGTCACCGACGACGAAGCCGGGGCACGGGCCACCCTGCAGCGGTACGCCGGACGTCAGGCCGCCGACGGCGCCCGCCTGTACGGCATCCGGCGGGACGACGTGTTGGTCGGGGGAGTGATGTTCACCGACTTCGACACCGCTCTCGGGTCGTGTGAGATCGGCTGCTGGCTGGAGCCGTCCGCCGAGGGCCACGGCCTGGTCACGCGGGCGTGTGGCGTGCTGCTGGACTGGGCGTTCACCTCCCGGTCCCTGCACCGGGCCGAATGGCACTGCCGGGCCGACAACGACCGGAGCTCCGCCGTGGCCCGACGGCTCGGCATGACACTGGAAGGCGTACGGCGTGAGGCGTGGCCGTACGCGGGCGTGCGTCACGACAAACAGATCTGGGCGGTCCTCGCTCCCGAATGGCGGACCCCGGACCGGTGA
- a CDS encoding cupin domain-containing protein — MTVHRSARTAPHTAPTADGAPLGDRVHHVRSDELDGFAAISGGTVGSRRLWMGRVENPPLSATDNHHHGDSEAGIYVVSGHPVFVYHDGTREVRLAAEPGDFFLVPPFVPHREENPDPNEPAVVVIARTTQEPIKVSVPELYRFTPEEPS, encoded by the coding sequence ATGACCGTTCACCGCAGTGCCCGGACCGCGCCGCACACCGCCCCCACCGCTGACGGGGCACCGCTCGGCGACCGGGTCCACCACGTCCGCTCCGACGAACTGGACGGCTTCGCCGCCATCAGCGGCGGTACCGTCGGCTCCAGGAGGCTGTGGATGGGCAGGGTGGAGAACCCGCCGCTGAGCGCGACGGACAACCACCACCACGGCGACTCCGAGGCAGGGATCTACGTGGTCAGCGGTCATCCCGTGTTCGTCTACCACGACGGCACGCGGGAAGTCCGACTCGCCGCCGAGCCGGGTGACTTCTTCCTCGTCCCCCCGTTCGTCCCGCACCGGGAGGAGAACCCGGACCCGAACGAACCCGCCGTGGTCGTGATCGCCCGGACCACCCAGGAGCCGATCAAGGTCTCCGTCCCGGAGCTCTACCGATTCACGCCGGAAGAGCCCTCGTAG
- a CDS encoding ArsR/SmtB family transcription factor translates to MSRDRDFTRVGKALAAPARSVFLNLLMDGTRRPAGELAKGAGVSASTASEHLAVLVDAGLVTCEARGRCRYYSLAGPQVATALEALGLLADPAPVSGYRRSRQTQHLATARFCYDHIAGRLGVALADTWTRQGWLADRGSLALTDAGADGLRGIGVDVDGAVRARRATTRACPDWTERRAHLAGALGAEVGRRFLQVGWVVRHRSGRGLDVTGSGHDLLRGTWGIDLTQQAPQR, encoded by the coding sequence ATGAGCCGAGACCGGGACTTCACGCGAGTGGGCAAGGCCCTCGCCGCTCCCGCGCGCTCCGTCTTCCTGAACCTGCTCATGGACGGGACCAGGCGGCCGGCCGGCGAGCTGGCGAAGGGGGCCGGGGTGAGCGCCTCGACCGCGTCGGAGCACCTGGCGGTGCTCGTCGACGCCGGCCTGGTGACCTGCGAGGCGCGGGGGCGGTGCCGCTACTACTCGCTCGCCGGCCCGCAGGTCGCCACCGCCCTGGAAGCGCTCGGCCTCCTGGCCGACCCGGCCCCCGTCTCCGGGTACCGACGCAGCCGTCAGACGCAGCACTTGGCCACGGCGCGGTTCTGCTACGACCACATCGCCGGCCGGCTCGGCGTCGCGCTGGCGGACACCTGGACACGCCAGGGGTGGCTGGCCGACCGAGGGTCGCTCGCGCTCACCGACGCCGGCGCCGACGGGCTGCGCGGGATCGGGGTGGACGTCGACGGCGCGGTGCGGGCCCGGCGCGCCACCACGCGGGCGTGCCCGGACTGGACGGAACGGCGGGCGCACCTGGCCGGCGCCCTGGGCGCCGAAGTCGGCAGACGGTTCCTCCAGGTGGGATGGGTGGTGCGGCACCGCTCCGGGCGGGGCCTCGACGTCACGGGGAGCGGCCACGACCTCCTCCGCGGGACCTGGGGAATCGACCTCACCCAGCAGGCTCCGCAACGGTGA
- a CDS encoding OsmC family protein, producing MDTHSYRTRLHWDGSTAAGVRAYSRDHTAVATPATTRVDLSADPAFRGNADRLNPEQLVVMAASSCQMLSFLGAAARAGVDVLAYDDEATSHLDLAAEPTRLAAIHLHVTVEVAAGTDETEVRELAARAHRECYVANSLAIPVEVSTTVVAS from the coding sequence ATGGACACCCACAGCTACCGCACGCGTCTGCACTGGGACGGCTCCACCGCGGCCGGGGTCCGCGCCTATTCGCGCGACCACACCGCCGTCGCCACGCCGGCCACCACCCGGGTCGACCTGAGCGCCGACCCGGCCTTCCGCGGCAACGCCGACCGGCTCAACCCCGAGCAACTCGTGGTCATGGCCGCCTCGTCCTGCCAGATGCTGTCGTTCCTCGGCGCCGCCGCCCGTGCCGGAGTGGACGTGCTCGCCTACGACGACGAGGCCACCAGCCACCTCGACCTCGCCGCCGAGCCCACCCGCCTGGCCGCGATCCACCTGCACGTGACCGTCGAGGTCGCCGCCGGGACCGACGAGACCGAGGTCCGGGAACTGGCCGCGCGGGCCCACCGCGAGTGCTACGTGGCCAACAGCCTGGCGATCCCGGTCGAGGTCTCCACCACCGTGGTGGCCTCGTGA
- a CDS encoding TetR/AcrR family transcriptional regulator C-terminal domain-containing protein, which translates to MEKKRTEARSTSARSRDRGRATRRRLIEATARLCKERPGAEVSVAEIANAAGAFPNQVTYYFGSKDALLVHAAFLGLLHDARRIERIGRQAPDAATFRRNIARAVLAMPSLPSVTRALAAGISKPELAPVVDRHLQLLFRQSERFVSQLIDSRGWRARRPLNVEARTFWSTALGAVLLVRAGAHGTVGDLDLAGTLTIHDEADPA; encoded by the coding sequence GTGGAAAAGAAGCGAACGGAAGCCCGATCGACGTCGGCTCGGTCACGGGACCGCGGTCGGGCGACGAGGCGCCGGCTGATCGAGGCGACTGCCCGGCTCTGCAAGGAGCGGCCCGGCGCCGAGGTGAGCGTCGCGGAGATCGCCAACGCGGCGGGCGCCTTCCCCAATCAGGTCACGTACTACTTCGGATCCAAGGACGCGCTCCTCGTGCACGCCGCCTTTCTGGGCCTGCTGCACGATGCCCGACGGATTGAGCGCATCGGTCGCCAAGCCCCGGACGCGGCGACATTTCGGCGCAACATCGCCCGCGCCGTACTGGCCATGCCCTCGCTTCCGTCAGTCACGCGAGCACTCGCCGCCGGGATCTCCAAGCCCGAACTCGCCCCCGTGGTCGACCGGCACCTCCAGCTGCTGTTCCGACAATCCGAGCGCTTCGTGAGCCAGCTCATCGACAGTCGCGGCTGGAGGGCCCGTCGACCGCTCAACGTGGAAGCCAGGACGTTCTGGAGCACCGCGCTCGGTGCAGTGCTTCTCGTCCGCGCCGGGGCGCACGGCACCGTCGGCGACCTCGACCTCGCGGGAACCTTGACCATCCACGACGAAGCCGATCCCGCTTAG
- a CDS encoding beta-ketoacyl-[acyl-carrier-protein] synthase family protein has product MHRTEVVVTGLGAITPLGGDVASTWDALLAGESGIRGVVLRGHEDAGLPDTVAGTMAIDPAESLPPAQARRLDRSQQAALAAAAEAWADAGAPEVEPDRLASAIGTGIGGVRTLLQEDDVLEASGTRRVSPRTVPMLMPNAAAALISIEYGARAGVHTPVSACSSGAEAIALGAGLIRAGEADVVIVGGTEAAITPITVAGFAQAKALSRHTVEPASASRPFAADRSGFVLSEGAAVMVLESAEHAGARGARVHAVLAGAGIAADAHHITAPAPDGSGQISAMRKALAQAGLTPGQISHINAHATGTPVGDVAEAHAIGEVFGRATVTAPKAALGHLFGAAGAIEALIAVLSVEHGVIPPTRNLTAVGVDPDIDLDVVAERRDAPQKAVLSNSFGFGGQNVSLVVTGARRHASPTASTTP; this is encoded by the coding sequence ATGCACCGGACTGAAGTCGTCGTGACCGGACTCGGCGCGATCACGCCCCTCGGTGGGGACGTGGCGTCCACTTGGGACGCCCTGCTTGCCGGCGAGTCCGGCATCCGCGGGGTCGTCCTGCGAGGCCACGAGGATGCCGGCCTCCCCGACACCGTCGCGGGGACGATGGCGATCGACCCCGCCGAGTCGCTGCCGCCGGCACAGGCCAGGCGGCTCGACCGCTCACAGCAGGCGGCCTTGGCCGCAGCGGCCGAGGCGTGGGCGGACGCCGGGGCCCCGGAGGTGGAACCGGACCGGCTCGCATCGGCGATCGGCACGGGCATCGGGGGCGTACGGACGCTGTTGCAGGAGGACGACGTACTGGAGGCGTCCGGGACACGGCGCGTCTCGCCGCGCACGGTCCCCATGCTCATGCCCAATGCGGCGGCGGCGCTGATAAGTATCGAATACGGTGCACGGGCCGGTGTCCATACGCCCGTCTCGGCGTGCTCTTCCGGTGCAGAGGCGATCGCCCTGGGGGCCGGTCTCATCCGTGCCGGCGAGGCGGACGTGGTGATCGTGGGCGGGACCGAGGCCGCGATCACACCGATCACCGTTGCCGGCTTCGCCCAGGCGAAAGCACTGTCGCGGCATACCGTCGAACCCGCTTCCGCGTCCCGGCCGTTCGCCGCGGACCGCAGCGGATTCGTCCTCAGTGAAGGCGCGGCTGTCATGGTGCTGGAAAGCGCCGAGCACGCCGGCGCCCGGGGCGCGCGCGTCCACGCGGTTCTCGCCGGCGCCGGCATCGCCGCCGACGCCCACCACATCACGGCGCCCGCTCCTGACGGCTCCGGTCAGATCTCGGCCATGCGGAAGGCCCTCGCGCAGGCCGGTCTGACTCCCGGGCAGATCAGCCACATCAATGCCCATGCCACCGGGACTCCGGTCGGCGACGTCGCCGAGGCGCACGCGATCGGGGAGGTCTTCGGCCGCGCCACCGTGACAGCCCCCAAGGCGGCGCTCGGTCATCTCTTCGGTGCCGCCGGCGCGATCGAAGCACTCATCGCCGTCCTCAGCGTGGAGCACGGCGTCATCCCGCCGACCCGCAACCTCACCGCGGTCGGCGTCGATCCCGACATCGATCTCGATGTCGTCGCAGAGCGACGAGACGCCCCCCAGAAGGCCGTGCTCAGCAATTCCTTCGGCTTCGGTGGGCAGAACGTCTCGCTCGTCGTCACCGGTGCACGGCGCCATGCGTCCCCCACGGCCTCGACGACACCTTGA